A part of Streptomyces sp. NBC_01210 genomic DNA contains:
- a CDS encoding catalase — protein MTESSPKAPYTTNNVGIPVESDEHSLTVGPDGPILLQDHYLIEKMAQFNRERVPERVVHAKGAGAYGTFEVTNDVSQFTRADLFQPGKRTEMLARFSTVAGEQGSPDTWRDPRGFALKFYTEHGNYDMVGNNTPVFFVRDTIKFQDFIRSQKRHPATGLRNNDMQWDFWTLSPESAHQVTWLMGDRGVPKTYRHMNGYSSHTYMWINGGGERFWVKYHFKTDQGIDFLTQAEADELAGTDADKHRRDLYESIESGNAPSWSLKVQIMPFEDAADYRFNPFDLTKVWPHGDYPLIDVGRMTLNRNPDDYFIHIEQAAFEPSNMVPGIGPSPDKMLLGRLFSYPDTHRYRIGPNYAQLPPNRPHTSVNSYAKDGPMRYVASNAARPYAPNSYGGPAADFQRFGEPASWEAAGELVREAYKPHREDDDWGQPGSMVRHVLDDAARERLVSNVSGHLKDGVTRPVLDRALQYWRNIDKKIGDRIAHKVNGG, from the coding sequence GTGACCGAGTCATCCCCGAAGGCCCCGTACACGACCAACAATGTCGGCATCCCGGTGGAGAGCGACGAGCATTCGCTCACCGTGGGACCCGACGGCCCGATCCTGCTCCAGGACCACTACCTCATCGAGAAGATGGCCCAGTTCAACCGGGAGCGGGTCCCCGAGCGGGTGGTGCACGCGAAGGGCGCGGGAGCGTACGGCACCTTCGAAGTCACCAATGACGTCAGCCAGTTCACCAGGGCGGACCTCTTCCAGCCGGGCAAGCGCACCGAGATGCTGGCCCGCTTCTCCACCGTCGCGGGTGAGCAGGGCTCCCCCGACACCTGGCGTGACCCCCGCGGCTTCGCGCTGAAGTTCTACACCGAACACGGCAACTACGACATGGTCGGCAACAACACGCCGGTCTTCTTCGTACGCGACACGATCAAGTTCCAGGACTTCATCAGGTCCCAGAAGCGCCACCCGGCCACCGGGCTGCGCAACAACGACATGCAGTGGGACTTCTGGACGCTGTCCCCCGAGTCCGCGCACCAGGTGACGTGGCTGATGGGCGACCGCGGCGTTCCGAAGACCTACCGCCATATGAACGGCTACAGCTCCCACACCTACATGTGGATCAACGGCGGGGGCGAGCGGTTCTGGGTGAAGTACCACTTCAAGACCGACCAGGGCATCGACTTCCTCACACAGGCCGAGGCCGACGAGCTGGCCGGCACGGACGCGGACAAGCACCGCCGCGATCTGTACGAGTCGATCGAGTCCGGAAACGCGCCGAGCTGGAGCCTCAAGGTCCAGATCATGCCGTTCGAGGACGCGGCGGACTACCGCTTCAATCCCTTCGACCTGACCAAGGTGTGGCCGCACGGGGACTACCCCCTGATCGACGTCGGCCGGATGACGCTCAACAGGAATCCGGACGACTACTTCATCCACATCGAGCAGGCGGCCTTCGAACCGTCGAACATGGTGCCGGGCATCGGCCCGTCGCCGGACAAGATGCTGCTCGGACGGCTCTTCTCGTACCCGGACACCCACCGGTACCGGATCGGCCCGAACTACGCCCAGCTGCCGCCCAACCGGCCGCACACGTCGGTGAACTCGTATGCCAAGGACGGCCCGATGCGGTACGTGGCGTCGAACGCCGCGAGGCCGTACGCGCCGAACTCCTACGGCGGTCCCGCCGCCGACTTCCAGCGCTTCGGCGAACCGGCGAGCTGGGAGGCCGCGGGAGAGCTGGTGCGCGAGGCGTACAAGCCGCACCGCGAGGACGACGACTGGGGCCAGCCGGGGAGCATGGTCCGCCATGTGCTGGACGACGCGGCCCGTGAGCGACTGGTGTCGAACGTCAGCGGACATCTGAAGGACGGCGTGACCCGGCCGGTCCTGGACCGGGCGCTGCAGTACTGGCGCAACATCGACAAGAAGATCGGCGACCGTATCGCCCACAAGGTGAACGGCGGCTGA
- a CDS encoding SpoIIE family protein phosphatase, with the protein MTEQPTSHEGRQPLAARPHERTRPRSEATGGSSVPPPAGPPQDLAGTARREGDRLRFVGAATRRIARGIDLDEIVLGLCRATVPTFSDAILVYLRSPLPVGDERPVSPFVLRLRRTDRLRLAGEDADLGTAAPIPVVDPQTDLMPAAELCEVRSGGALSEVLRGVRPVFGDSAAARAALPELLGADRTVPSGHRAILAPLRGRRRVIGAAVFLRRPDRPAFEPNDLLVAAQLATHTALGIDKAVLYGREAYIADELQRTMLPDSLPQPTGVRLASRYLPAAETARVGGDWYDAIPLPGSRVALVVGDVMGHSMTSAAIMGQLRTTAQTLAGLDLPPQEVLHHLDEQAQRLGTDRMATCLYAVYDPVSHRITIANAGHPPPILLHLGGRAEVLRVPPGAPIGVGGVDFEAVELDAPAGATLLLYTDGLVESRLRDVWTGIEQLRERLAATAQLTGPDHSPPLEALCDDVLDVLGPGDRDDDIALLAARFDGIAPSDVAYWFLEPEDAAPGRARRLARRALNRWGLEELSDSVELLVSEVVTNAVRYAERPVTLRLLRTDVLRCEVGDDSPQLPRQRRARDTDEGGRGLFLVNRLARRWGATRLSTGKVVWFELPTPA; encoded by the coding sequence GTGACGGAGCAGCCCACCTCCCACGAAGGCCGGCAGCCCTTGGCTGCCCGGCCGCATGAACGCACCCGGCCGCGGTCCGAGGCGACCGGCGGCTCGAGCGTGCCCCCGCCGGCCGGTCCGCCGCAGGACCTTGCGGGGACCGCCCGCCGCGAGGGCGACCGACTGCGTTTCGTGGGGGCCGCCACCCGCAGGATCGCGCGCGGAATAGACCTCGACGAGATCGTGCTCGGGCTGTGCCGGGCGACCGTGCCGACCTTCTCGGACGCGATTCTCGTCTATCTCCGCAGCCCGCTGCCGGTGGGCGACGAGCGGCCGGTCTCGCCGTTCGTGTTGCGGCTGCGCCGCACCGACCGGCTGCGTTTAGCAGGTGAGGACGCCGATCTCGGCACCGCCGCCCCCATCCCGGTCGTAGACCCGCAGACCGACCTCATGCCTGCCGCCGAGCTGTGCGAGGTGCGGTCCGGTGGTGCGCTCTCCGAGGTGCTGCGCGGCGTACGGCCCGTCTTCGGCGACTCCGCGGCCGCCCGGGCCGCCCTGCCCGAGCTGCTCGGCGCCGACCGCACCGTACCGAGCGGACATCGCGCGATACTCGCCCCGCTCCGCGGCAGGCGGCGGGTGATCGGCGCGGCCGTCTTCCTCCGCCGGCCGGACCGGCCCGCATTCGAGCCCAACGACCTTCTGGTCGCCGCCCAGTTGGCGACGCACACCGCGCTCGGCATCGACAAGGCCGTGCTGTACGGACGTGAGGCGTACATCGCCGACGAGCTGCAGCGCACCATGCTGCCCGACTCGCTCCCGCAGCCGACCGGCGTCCGTCTCGCGTCCCGCTACCTCCCGGCCGCCGAGACCGCCCGGGTCGGCGGCGACTGGTACGACGCGATCCCGTTGCCGGGCAGCCGGGTGGCGCTGGTGGTCGGCGACGTCATGGGGCACTCCATGACCTCCGCCGCGATCATGGGCCAGCTGCGCACCACCGCGCAGACCCTGGCCGGTCTCGATCTGCCGCCGCAGGAGGTTCTGCACCATCTGGACGAGCAGGCCCAGCGGCTCGGCACGGACCGCATGGCCACCTGCCTCTACGCCGTGTACGACCCCGTCTCGCACCGCATCACCATCGCCAACGCCGGCCACCCGCCGCCCATCCTGCTGCACCTGGGCGGGCGGGCCGAGGTGCTGCGTGTACCGCCCGGCGCACCCATCGGCGTGGGCGGTGTGGACTTCGAGGCCGTGGAGCTGGACGCCCCGGCCGGCGCGACCCTGCTGCTGTACACCGACGGCCTGGTCGAGTCCCGGCTGCGGGATGTGTGGACGGGGATCGAGCAGCTGCGGGAGCGGCTCGCCGCCACCGCCCAGCTCACCGGTCCGGATCATTCGCCACCGCTTGAGGCGCTCTGCGACGACGTGCTGGACGTTCTCGGCCCGGGCGACCGGGACGACGACATCGCGCTGCTCGCGGCCCGCTTCGACGGGATCGCACCGAGCGATGTCGCCTACTGGTTCCTGGAGCCCGAGGACGCGGCTCCGGGCCGGGCCAGGAGGCTGGCCCGGCGGGCGCTGAACCGCTGGGGCCTGGAGGAGCTGAGCGACTCGGTGGAGCTGCTGGTCAGCGAGGTGGTGACCAATGCCGTGCGGTACGCCGAGCGGCCGGTGACGCTGCGGCTGCTGCGTACGGACGTACTGCGGTGCGAGGTCGGCGACGACTCTCCGCAGCTGCCGAGGCAGCGCCGGGCCCGGGACACGGACGAGGGCGGAAGAGGACTGTTCCTGGTGAACCGGCTGGCCAGACGGTGGGGAGCGACCCGCCTGTCGACCGGCAAGGTGGTGTGGTTCGAGCTGCCCACTCCCGCGTAG
- the fomD gene encoding cytidylyl-2-hydroxypropylphosphonate hydrolase, with product MTGTERIARWAPGDHILWRYRGHAPDLSGGGIHICRPVTVVEDTDELLAVWMAPGTECVKPVLADGTPVHQEPLVTRYTAPRTTARARWFGTGVLKLARPGEPWSVWLFWERGWRFKNWYVNLEEPHVRWAGGVDSEDHFLDIAVHPDRTWHWLDEDEFAEAQRVGLMDVEKAQSVREAGEAAVEAIRAWQAPFSAGWEGWRPDPAWRVPRLPADWDRTAAQVTS from the coding sequence ATGACAGGTACGGAACGCATCGCACGCTGGGCGCCCGGGGACCACATCCTCTGGCGCTACCGCGGCCATGCCCCGGATCTGTCGGGCGGCGGCATCCACATCTGCCGGCCCGTGACCGTCGTGGAGGACACCGACGAGCTGCTCGCGGTGTGGATGGCGCCGGGCACCGAGTGCGTGAAGCCGGTACTCGCGGACGGCACGCCGGTGCACCAGGAGCCGCTGGTCACCCGCTACACCGCACCGCGCACCACCGCCCGCGCCCGCTGGTTCGGCACCGGCGTACTGAAGCTGGCGCGGCCCGGTGAACCCTGGTCGGTCTGGCTGTTCTGGGAGCGCGGCTGGCGGTTCAAGAACTGGTATGTGAACCTCGAGGAGCCGCACGTCCGTTGGGCCGGCGGCGTCGACTCCGAGGATCACTTCCTGGACATTGCCGTCCACCCGGACCGCACCTGGCACTGGCTGGACGAGGACGAGTTCGCGGAGGCCCAGCGGGTCGGCCTGATGGACGTGGAGAAGGCACAGTCCGTACGGGAGGCGGGGGAGGCGGCCGTCGAGGCGATCCGGGCCTGGCAGGCGCCGTTCTCCGCGGGCTGGGAGGGCTGGCGGCCGGACCCGGCGTGGCGGGTGCCTCGGCTTCCGGCGGACTGGGACCGTACGGCGGCGCAGGTGACGTCCTGA